The Bacillota bacterium genome contains a region encoding:
- a CDS encoding heparan-alpha-glucosaminide N-acetyltransferase domain-containing protein has product MFGDGGRFACGGRYTSIDDFRGLAVFLMFTANFVVLFAADPPLLVNHARPDGFLPLDLVAPLFGFAIGLCLPLTLARARTRAAAGGGGRRALQRVVRRAAVLFVIGYVPNFWFGYTAEASLWENAARTWGILETWALAYVLAFILCHLRLDLRLAAALAPAFFYQAFLLPLPAVADTARSLAEGGPLAVLSWSVIIVAGTVCGELLYRAPRPVFILRGLGMGLVLTALGLVSHWFLAPLDRILVSASYTVFGAGIAALVFVWFESRRPAWGVFFRRAGQYPLTAWVLQALAYGPVLFTVGFGHFAWPLAGVMALAGAAGLLVLTPVAQRAGLRLKV; this is encoded by the coding sequence GTGTTCGGTGACGGCGGGCGGTTTGCATGTGGCGGGCGGTATACCAGTATTGACGACTTCCGGGGGTTGGCGGTCTTTCTGATGTTCACCGCCAACTTCGTGGTGCTCTTCGCCGCGGACCCGCCGCTTTTAGTAAACCACGCCCGGCCGGACGGTTTTTTGCCCCTGGACCTGGTGGCGCCGCTCTTTGGTTTCGCCATCGGCCTTTGCCTGCCGCTGACGCTGGCCCGGGCGCGCACCCGCGCCGCCGCGGGCGGCGGCGGCCGACGCGCCCTGCAGCGGGTGGTCCGGCGGGCGGCGGTCCTGTTTGTCATCGGCTATGTGCCCAACTTCTGGTTCGGGTACACGGCGGAGGCCTCCCTCTGGGAGAACGCCGCGCGAACCTGGGGCATCCTGGAGACCTGGGCCCTGGCCTACGTGCTGGCCTTCATCCTCTGTCACCTGCGCCTGGACCTGCGTTTGGCGGCGGCCCTGGCGCCGGCGTTCTTCTACCAGGCGTTTTTGCTGCCGCTGCCCGCCGTGGCCGACACCGCCCGGTCGCTGGCGGAGGGCGGGCCGTTGGCCGTTTTGTCCTGGTCCGTGATCATTGTTGCGGGCACGGTGTGCGGTGAGCTTCTGTACCGGGCGCCGCGGCCGGTCTTCATTCTGCGGGGGCTGGGCATGGGGCTCGTCCTGACGGCCCTGGGGCTTGTTTCTCACTGGTTCCTGGCGCCGCTGGACCGGATCCTGGTAAGCGCCTCCTACACCGTGTTCGGGGCCGGGATTGCGGCCCTGGTGTTTGTCTGGTTTGAGTCCCGGCGTCCGGCCTGGGGGGTGTTCTTCCGCCGGGCGGGACAGTACCCTTTGACAGCCTGGGTGCTGCAGGCGCTGGCATACGGTCCGGTGCTTTTCACCGTGGGCTTCGGGCACTTCGCCTGGCCGCTGGCGGGCGTGATGGCCCTGGCGGGCGCGGCGGGTCTTTTGGTGCTGACCCCGGTTGCCCAGCGGGCGGGGCTGCGCCTGAAGGTGTGA
- a CDS encoding DUF2922 domain-containing protein produces the protein MDVERTLELRFANEAGRTVTVRVAEPRANLTAAEIEAAMNAIVEAGVFISSGGGLVGRVGARLVAREVTEYGVGA, from the coding sequence ATGGATGTGGAGCGGACTCTGGAACTGCGCTTCGCCAACGAGGCCGGCCGGACGGTCACCGTCCGCGTGGCCGAACCCCGCGCGAACCTGACGGCGGCGGAGATCGAAGCGGCCATGAACGCCATCGTCGAGGCCGGCGTGTTCATCTCGTCCGGCGGCGGGCTGGTCGGACGGGTGGGCGCGCGGCTGGTGGCGCGCGAGGTCACCGAGTACGGAGTGGGAGCCTAG
- a CDS encoding CpsB/CapC family capsule biosynthesis tyrosine phosphatase produces MIDIHTHILPGCDDGAANEAEALEAAGQALAARVDCVVATPHVIPGVYDHGREQILARVARLQAALEAAGLPLRVFPGAEYYLEPELPEKLDRGELLTLADRGRHVLVELPMVGVSPYTDQVLFNLLVRGVTPVLAHPERNRELAARPERLYRLVQRGVLVQVTAGSLTGLFGSRAQAAAALFIRQHWAHFAASDLHGPGARLTAMGEMPDRLAALVGKEAASLLLQENPRRVLEGRPVAAGTPRELETGKHWLGRLIRKNNPDA; encoded by the coding sequence GTGATCGACATTCACACCCACATCCTCCCAGGATGCGACGACGGCGCCGCGAATGAGGCCGAGGCCCTGGAAGCGGCCGGACAGGCGCTGGCCGCCAGGGTGGACTGTGTTGTGGCCACGCCGCACGTCATCCCGGGGGTGTACGACCACGGCCGGGAACAAATACTGGCGCGGGTCGCCCGTCTGCAGGCGGCGTTGGAGGCGGCCGGCCTGCCGCTGCGGGTTTTCCCCGGCGCTGAATACTACCTGGAGCCGGAACTGCCGGAGAAGCTGGACCGGGGTGAACTCCTGACCCTTGCCGACCGGGGGCGCCACGTGCTGGTGGAATTGCCCATGGTCGGCGTGTCGCCCTACACCGACCAGGTGTTGTTCAACCTCTTGGTGCGCGGGGTGACCCCGGTGCTGGCCCACCCGGAGCGCAACCGCGAGTTGGCGGCGCGCCCGGAAAGGCTGTACCGGCTGGTGCAGCGGGGCGTGCTGGTCCAGGTGACGGCCGGGAGCCTCACCGGGTTGTTCGGCTCACGAGCGCAGGCGGCCGCCGCGTTGTTCATTCGGCAACACTGGGCGCATTTCGCGGCCTCGGACTTGCACGGCCCCGGCGCACGCCTGACGGCCATGGGGGAGATGCCGGACCGGTTGGCCGCACTCGTGGGTAAAGAGGCCGCCAGCCTGCTGCTGCAGGAAAACCCCCGCCGCGTCCTGGAGGGGCGGCCGGTGGCTGCCGGCACGCCCCGGGAATTGGAAACCGGAAAACACTGGTTGGGACGACTAATCCGCAAAAATAATCCTGACGCATAG
- a CDS encoding YvrJ family protein: MDELLLTFGNYGFPMAVAAYLLVRLEPVIRELQKSVALLAVVVARQGGVDLDAARRIVEGGGGE, from the coding sequence GTGGACGAACTGCTCCTGACCTTCGGGAACTATGGCTTTCCCATGGCGGTGGCCGCCTACCTGCTGGTGCGCCTGGAACCGGTGATCCGGGAACTGCAGAAGTCGGTCGCCCTGCTGGCCGTGGTGGTGGCCCGTCAGGGCGGGGTGGACCTGGACGCAGCCCGGCGCATTGTAGAGGGCGGTGGGGGCGAATGA
- a CDS encoding N-acetylmuramoyl-L-alanine amidase has translation MKWTHLVIHHTGAEEKDARQVREYHRRLGWRDVGYHWLIERDGRVVPGRPPSMRGAHCLAGGMNHKALGVAVIGNLEVRAPHPAQTAALKELAARLMAEYRIPAAQVLGHREVPGAATACPGRYLDLAAMRHALARPETLYLVQVGAFRERDRAEQLALELREQGFNTWIAVR, from the coding sequence ATGAAGTGGACGCACCTTGTCATTCACCACACGGGGGCCGAGGAAAAGGACGCCCGGCAGGTCCGGGAATACCACCGGCGGCTCGGATGGAGGGACGTGGGCTACCACTGGCTGATCGAGCGCGACGGCCGCGTGGTCCCCGGCCGGCCGCCGTCCATGCGGGGGGCGCACTGCCTGGCCGGGGGGATGAACCACAAGGCCCTGGGGGTGGCCGTGATCGGGAACCTGGAGGTGCGGGCGCCGCACCCGGCGCAGACCGCCGCCCTGAAGGAACTGGCGGCGCGGCTGATGGCCGAGTACCGCATCCCCGCGGCGCAGGTGCTGGGACACCGGGAGGTGCCGGGGGCGGCCACCGCTTGCCCGGGCCGGTACCTGGACTTGGCCGCCATGCGCCATGCGCTCGCCCGGCCCGAAACGCTGTACCTGGTCCAGGTGGGCGCCTTCCGGGAACGGGACCGGGCCGAGCAACTGGCGTTGGAACTGCGGGAACAGGGGTTTAACACCTGGATCGCGGTGCGGTAA